A single region of the Thermococcus paralvinellae genome encodes:
- a CDS encoding caspase family protein, which yields MKRFSAILLIAIVLFSMPLAFSQPRHKIDFSKPLYAEDVHIGKKITVDYIPRAGTRGRGGPPSSTTTSAATGILGEPVAGEKYAIVIGIADYPGTSNDLQYTDDDALLVYDTLVNVYGFKPENIILLINMSASFDNIYNAIMTLKSKVTPDDEVVFYFSGHGSTGRAADGDSEVIDEAIVVHDGNPDGQILLIWDGQLKAWFEDFPTSRVIFIFDSCYSGGMTDLAADGRIVAMASGEREFSLESAEWGHGQFTYYFFLEGINLGYADVYDHDGDPTTSDVTVEEAFDYAYANCEQQTPVIADLFTNDLLP from the coding sequence ATGAAGAGATTTTCAGCAATTTTGTTAATAGCCATAGTGTTGTTCAGCATGCCATTGGCATTTTCCCAACCAAGACACAAGATAGACTTTTCAAAGCCACTTTATGCAGAAGACGTACATATTGGCAAGAAGATAACCGTCGATTACATCCCCAGAGCTGGAACTAGAGGACGAGGTGGGCCCCCAAGCTCAACTACAACCTCAGCAGCCACCGGCATTTTAGGTGAACCTGTTGCCGGAGAAAAATACGCAATCGTGATTGGAATTGCAGATTATCCAGGTACTTCAAACGACCTGCAATACACAGATGATGATGCGCTATTAGTCTATGACACTCTTGTCAACGTCTATGGATTCAAGCCAGAGAACATAATCCTCTTGATAAACATGAGTGCCAGCTTTGATAACATCTATAATGCTATTATGACGCTTAAATCAAAAGTAACCCCAGATGATGAAGTTGTCTTCTATTTCAGCGGTCACGGTTCAACTGGCAGAGCAGCCGATGGGGACAGCGAAGTAATTGACGAAGCAATTGTGGTTCACGATGGAAATCCTGATGGGCAGATATTGCTCATCTGGGATGGACAGCTCAAGGCATGGTTTGAAGACTTCCCAACAAGCAGAGTGATTTTCATCTTTGACAGCTGTTACTCAGGTGGAATGACTGACCTAGCAGCAGACGGCAGAATAGTAGCCATGGCATCTGGAGAAAGAGAGTTCTCACTCGAAAGCGCTGAGTGGGGCCACGGACAGTTCACCTACTACTTCTTCCTTGAAGGCATTAACCTTGGCTATGCAGACGTTTATGACCATGACGGAGACCCAACAACTTCAGATGTCACAGTTGAAGAAGCATTTGACTATGCCTACGCAAACTGTGAGCAGCAGACACCAGTTATAGCGGATTTATTCACGAATGATCTGCTACCTTGA
- a CDS encoding adenosylhomocysteinase encodes MDCTKDYCVKDINLAPEGEKKIDWVSRFMPVLQSIRKDFEKEKPFKGVKITACLHLEMKTAFLLLTLKAGGAEVSATASNPLSTQDDVVAALAKAGVKVYAIRGEDREQYYEFMHKALDIKPNILIDDGADMISVVHRERQELIDNIWGASEETTTGVIRLRAMEKDGVLRFPIIAVNDSYTKYLFDNRYGTGQSTWDGIIRTTNLLVAGKNVVVVGYGWCGRGIAMRARGFGATVIVVEVDPIRALEARMDGFLVMPMKEAAKIGDIFITATGDINCIRKEHFEVMKDGVILANAGHFDVEISKPDLESLAIEISNPRPNITEYKLKDGRRLYLLAEGRLVNLAAADGHPAEIMDMSFALQAMAAKYIRDNHEKLENKVYVLPREIDEMVARIKLKAMGIEIDQLTEEQKKYLESWEHGT; translated from the coding sequence ATGGACTGCACAAAAGATTACTGCGTCAAAGATATTAACTTGGCTCCAGAAGGAGAGAAGAAAATTGACTGGGTTTCTCGCTTTATGCCCGTCCTCCAGAGTATAAGAAAGGATTTCGAGAAAGAAAAGCCGTTTAAAGGTGTTAAGATTACTGCTTGCTTGCACTTGGAAATGAAGACTGCTTTTCTCCTTCTCACGCTGAAAGCAGGTGGAGCGGAGGTTTCAGCAACTGCAAGCAATCCTCTAAGTACTCAAGATGATGTTGTCGCGGCTTTAGCTAAGGCTGGTGTTAAAGTTTATGCAATAAGAGGGGAAGATAGAGAGCAATATTATGAATTCATGCACAAAGCCCTTGACATAAAGCCAAATATCCTCATAGATGATGGAGCAGACATGATAAGTGTTGTCCACAGAGAGAGACAAGAACTCATTGACAATATTTGGGGGGCAAGCGAGGAAACGACAACTGGAGTTATCCGCTTAAGGGCGATGGAAAAAGATGGAGTGCTTAGATTCCCAATCATAGCTGTCAATGATTCCTATACAAAGTACTTATTCGACAATCGCTATGGAACTGGTCAGTCAACGTGGGATGGGATAATAAGAACTACCAACCTTCTTGTAGCGGGCAAAAACGTCGTTGTTGTTGGCTACGGCTGGTGTGGAAGAGGAATAGCAATGAGGGCAAGAGGGTTTGGAGCGACAGTCATAGTGGTTGAAGTTGATCCAATTAGAGCATTGGAAGCAAGGATGGATGGCTTTTTGGTCATGCCGATGAAGGAAGCAGCTAAGATTGGAGATATATTCATAACGGCAACCGGTGATATAAACTGCATCCGCAAAGAGCATTTTGAAGTTATGAAAGATGGAGTGATTTTAGCTAATGCTGGGCATTTTGATGTTGAGATTTCAAAACCTGACCTGGAGTCTTTAGCTATTGAGATCAGCAATCCAAGGCCTAACATAACCGAATACAAGCTCAAAGATGGGAGAAGATTATACTTGCTTGCAGAAGGGCGTTTGGTAAACTTAGCGGCAGCAGATGGACATCCAGCTGAGATTATGGACATGAGCTTTGCTCTGCAAGCTATGGCGGCTAAATACATCAGGGATAACCACGAGAAGCTTGAAAATAAGGTCTACGTTCTGCCGAGAGAAATTGATGAGATGGTAGCGAGGATTAAGCTCAAAGCTATGGGAATCGAGATTGACCAGCTGACAGAAGAACAAAAGAAATACTTGGAAAGCTGGGAGCACGGGACATAG
- a CDS encoding DUF5700 domain-containing putative Zn-dependent protease: MLIDTFPTFLKHWDGTIKSWLRYIQEYPELFEKIKSDYERYKMDWREYLKLLTKRNTDELKLAYESLLKVLPEVKRKIKILFDVKDYNIVVYVGLENGAGWVTEFMGKPSILFGLEAIAELKWYDKLEGLIAHEFGHLVHWLLRGEDIEKLEDEQIIWLYTEGFAQRIEDLITSRPWHFEEEGWFKWCEEHEKLLKEEFLRRVRKGEALNPFFGSWYQLFGKQFLGYYLGYKFILKLEEKFSLEEIAKLEKEKIKEEILKFLRD, translated from the coding sequence ATGCTCATTGACACATTTCCAACTTTCCTTAAGCATTGGGATGGCACTATAAAAAGCTGGTTGCGGTATATTCAAGAGTATCCAGAGCTCTTTGAGAAAATTAAGTCGGACTATGAGCGATACAAAATGGACTGGAGGGAATATCTAAAGCTCCTCACCAAGAGAAATACCGACGAGCTTAAGCTTGCGTATGAGAGTCTGCTGAAAGTTCTCCCAGAGGTGAAGAGGAAAATTAAGATACTCTTTGACGTCAAAGACTACAACATTGTAGTCTATGTTGGTCTTGAGAACGGAGCCGGATGGGTAACCGAATTCATGGGAAAGCCCTCAATTCTTTTCGGCCTTGAAGCTATTGCAGAGCTTAAATGGTATGACAAGCTTGAAGGACTGATTGCTCATGAGTTTGGACACTTAGTTCACTGGCTTTTACGAGGAGAAGACATAGAAAAGCTCGAAGATGAGCAGATAATATGGCTCTACACGGAAGGATTCGCTCAGCGCATTGAAGATTTAATTACCAGCAGACCTTGGCACTTTGAAGAAGAAGGATGGTTCAAGTGGTGCGAAGAACATGAGAAGCTCCTTAAAGAAGAGTTCTTGAGGAGGGTTAGAAAGGGAGAAGCTTTGAATCCATTTTTCGGCTCATGGTATCAGCTTTTTGGAAAACAGTTCTTAGGTTACTATCTTGGTTATAAGTTTATCCTAAAGCTTGAAGAAAAGTTTTCCTTAGAAGAGATCGCTAAGCTAGAAAAAGAGAAAATTAAGGAGGAAATCTTAAAGTTCCTGAGGGACTAA
- a CDS encoding cell wall-binding repeat-containing protein → MMYKKVLILPFIFMLILSLLPKSQAAEMRIVIFVSDNEADSTLAESVANIIEADAVIKVPWGVYNPEYSAEVLKYAPDKVIIIGGPTAVSIDYEKDFEEIGIPYERWYGKNRYETNLAVVQKLEEEFPEEFSQIEAVYIVHGRDVLSMLMQKWADKLPNTAKYKSIWVFTGDGYENLSLQVLDEILKASHRRPWVEIIVTSRFVQLAHKEIPKPLFDVNTDAITSFLRERGYEVSVGNYTQEVDFTVKYAIPGKDFVLETLKLADNKTQTAEKFLDGLDRPEAKRRLDMAKEQIAKAWKLYSLGNYQEAYLLAVAANRNADFVISISAKEWNKIIQGRPEIRLKKELLRLETKVKVLRELGIDVSDIEDTISEIKAILNKSVLSPEDYKNLLEKIEEAKEELREVFIEEKRNIRHTPVEYVQERDEKDKHPRKSRP, encoded by the coding sequence ATGATGTATAAAAAAGTTTTAATATTGCCTTTCATATTCATGCTCATCCTCTCTCTACTTCCAAAATCACAGGCTGCAGAAATGAGGATTGTAATTTTCGTGAGTGACAATGAAGCAGACTCTACCTTAGCTGAAAGTGTCGCGAATATAATCGAGGCTGATGCTGTTATCAAAGTTCCATGGGGCGTCTATAATCCCGAGTATTCTGCTGAAGTATTGAAGTACGCTCCTGATAAGGTTATAATTATCGGAGGACCCACAGCAGTCTCTATTGACTACGAAAAAGATTTCGAAGAGATAGGAATCCCATATGAAAGATGGTATGGAAAGAACAGATACGAGACCAACTTAGCTGTTGTCCAGAAGCTTGAAGAGGAATTTCCAGAGGAGTTCTCTCAAATAGAAGCAGTTTACATTGTACATGGCAGAGATGTCCTCAGCATGCTTATGCAGAAATGGGCTGATAAATTGCCCAATACAGCCAAATATAAATCAATTTGGGTCTTTACAGGAGATGGGTATGAGAATTTGAGCCTTCAGGTTCTTGATGAGATACTTAAAGCATCACACAGACGTCCATGGGTGGAGATAATAGTAACCTCAAGATTTGTTCAGTTGGCTCATAAAGAAATTCCGAAACCTCTATTTGATGTTAATACAGACGCTATAACTAGTTTTCTGCGAGAAAGAGGATATGAGGTAAGCGTTGGAAACTATACACAGGAAGTTGATTTTACTGTCAAATATGCTATTCCTGGGAAGGATTTCGTCCTCGAAACGTTGAAATTAGCCGATAACAAAACACAAACAGCAGAAAAGTTCCTTGACGGTCTTGACAGACCAGAAGCAAAGAGAAGACTAGATATGGCTAAAGAACAGATCGCAAAAGCTTGGAAGCTCTACAGCTTAGGTAATTATCAGGAAGCTTACCTTCTTGCTGTTGCTGCAAATAGAAATGCAGACTTTGTAATAAGCATTTCAGCTAAAGAGTGGAACAAAATAATACAAGGAAGGCCTGAAATACGATTGAAAAAAGAATTGCTAAGACTTGAGACCAAAGTGAAGGTGCTAAGAGAATTGGGCATAGATGTCTCAGACATTGAAGACACGATTAGTGAAATCAAAGCTATCTTAAATAAGTCCGTTCTCTCCCCTGAAGACTACAAGAATCTTCTTGAAAAAATAGAAGAAGCCAAGGAAGAGCTTAGAGAGGTGTTCATTGAAGAGAAAAGAAATATAAGGCATACGCCAGTTGAATACGTACAGGAGAGGGATGAAAAAGACAAACATCCAAGAAAGTCAAGACCATAA
- a CDS encoding nucleotidyltransferase domain-containing protein has protein sequence MSIKPNWYSALNKFLKDWKDKDFVEAALLTGSYAVGLQTKYSDVDVYIVLSDKVDWRERGNLVIDGVLIEYFANPVKQIRHYLEKEFKQNIRSTARIITIGKVLFDKTGITKELKREALEYMKKPFEKPDEVWVETAKYFLWDMLDSLKDAEERNDPSFSYLYHLTLNKALEIYSKFLCVEIPPTSKVYRLFTDEKFRKAYMFEEFPNKEFVKLFLSAMKSKELKNLELLIEHIFDKMGGFNINGWQLRTKTEV, from the coding sequence ATGAGCATCAAACCTAACTGGTATTCTGCCCTGAACAAATTCCTCAAGGATTGGAAAGACAAAGACTTTGTCGAAGCCGCTTTGCTCACTGGGAGTTATGCTGTTGGACTACAAACCAAGTACTCTGATGTAGATGTTTACATCGTGCTTTCTGATAAAGTTGACTGGCGTGAGAGAGGGAACCTCGTTATAGATGGCGTTTTGATTGAATACTTTGCAAACCCAGTAAAACAAATTAGACATTACTTGGAAAAAGAATTCAAGCAGAATATAAGAAGCACTGCAAGAATCATCACAATTGGCAAAGTTCTCTTCGATAAAACTGGTATAACTAAGGAGCTCAAAAGAGAAGCGTTGGAATACATGAAAAAGCCCTTTGAGAAGCCTGATGAAGTCTGGGTAGAGACTGCTAAATACTTCCTCTGGGACATGCTTGACAGCCTAAAGGATGCAGAAGAAAGAAACGACCCAAGCTTTAGCTACCTTTATCACCTAACGCTTAACAAAGCCCTTGAGATTTATTCGAAGTTTTTATGTGTTGAAATTCCACCAACAAGCAAAGTTTATCGCCTCTTTACCGATGAGAAATTTAGAAAAGCCTACATGTTTGAAGAATTTCCAAACAAAGAATTTGTTAAGCTATTCCTGAGTGCTATGAAAAGTAAGGAACTAAAAAACCTCGAATTACTCATAGAGCACATCTTTGACAAAATGGGTGGCTTCAACATTAATGGCTGGCAACTGAGAACAAAAACTGAAGTATAA
- a CDS encoding cyclase family protein codes for MIVDLTKTLSEELEVYPGDPEIKIKEWTSLEKDGYYMNFLCFGEHSGTHVDAPAHFIKGGKTIDDLPLEKFFGKAIVIDASDGQGEITIEEVPKTDLEGKIVLFYSRGRELSVELAEFLVNAKIKAVGTDGMSIGNEEVHRTLLSAEIPIFENLTNLEKLSGKNFTFIAFPLKIKNGSGSPVRAIALL; via the coding sequence ATGATAGTAGATTTAACAAAAACCTTGAGCGAAGAGCTTGAAGTCTATCCAGGTGATCCAGAAATTAAAATTAAAGAATGGACAAGCCTTGAAAAAGACGGATATTACATGAATTTCCTTTGTTTTGGAGAACACAGCGGAACTCATGTTGACGCTCCAGCACACTTCATAAAAGGAGGAAAAACAATAGATGATTTGCCTCTTGAAAAGTTCTTTGGAAAAGCTATTGTTATTGACGCTTCTGATGGTCAAGGTGAGATAACTATTGAAGAAGTCCCTAAAACAGATTTAGAAGGCAAGATTGTACTATTTTATTCTAGAGGCAGAGAGCTAAGTGTAGAGCTTGCTGAGTTTTTAGTCAATGCTAAGATTAAAGCTGTTGGGACAGATGGAATGAGCATTGGTAACGAAGAAGTCCATAGAACTCTTCTCTCTGCTGAGATTCCAATTTTTGAAAACTTGACAAACCTTGAAAAGCTGAGTGGGAAAAACTTTACTTTCATTGCATTTCCGCTTAAAATTAAAAACGGCTCCGGAAGTCCTGTTAGGGCTATTGCACTGCTTTAA
- a CDS encoding glycosyltransferase family 4 protein, whose protein sequence is MRILMVGHYPPHTGGIANHLDNLVRELRKRHEVHILTYGPVVPREFEKEFVHQVKPPNFFGIRGISFTLLASKKIEKLHREHGFDLIHAHFIGTTSYAGILAKEKVRVPVIVTAHGSDLDFMSKLPLGTYYVKKSLSDADVVIAVSHYLAKKALSLGAKNVYVVPNGVKEFKHKKDKRRYVTFIGALRHYKSPETVLKLAEVFPDEKFLIVGDGPLRNILEEKAPPNVQFLGYRSDIENILSKTKILILPSKREGFGLVIIEANALGVPVIGRKVGGIPELIREGKNGVTFEEFEDLTERFQELLALKKQRKIGRFGKNISKKYTWKNIARKIEEIYENTLCSP, encoded by the coding sequence ATGAGAATTCTAATGGTTGGCCATTATCCCCCACATACAGGTGGTATTGCTAATCATCTCGACAATTTAGTTAGAGAACTTAGGAAAAGACATGAAGTCCATATCCTCACTTATGGACCAGTAGTCCCTAGAGAGTTCGAAAAAGAGTTTGTCCACCAAGTTAAACCCCCAAACTTTTTTGGAATTAGGGGGATAAGTTTTACCCTATTGGCATCTAAGAAAATTGAGAAACTACATAGGGAACATGGATTTGACTTAATTCATGCTCATTTCATTGGTACAACTAGTTATGCTGGAATATTAGCCAAGGAGAAAGTCAGAGTTCCAGTTATTGTTACAGCACATGGCAGTGACCTTGATTTCATGTCCAAGCTTCCATTGGGCACATATTACGTGAAAAAAAGCCTGAGCGACGCAGATGTAGTTATAGCAGTTAGCCATTATTTGGCTAAAAAAGCTCTTTCTCTTGGTGCAAAGAATGTGTATGTTGTTCCAAATGGTGTAAAAGAGTTCAAGCATAAAAAAGATAAGCGAAGATATGTAACCTTTATTGGAGCGCTGAGACACTATAAAAGCCCAGAAACAGTTCTTAAACTAGCTGAGGTTTTTCCAGATGAAAAGTTTCTGATTGTTGGGGATGGCCCACTTAGAAATATTTTAGAAGAAAAAGCTCCTCCCAATGTCCAATTTTTAGGCTATCGAAGTGATATAGAGAATATTCTTTCAAAAACTAAAATCTTAATCTTGCCTTCGAAAAGAGAAGGATTCGGGCTTGTTATAATTGAAGCTAATGCCCTGGGAGTCCCGGTAATTGGTAGGAAGGTTGGAGGAATTCCAGAACTAATTAGAGAAGGTAAAAATGGGGTTACATTTGAGGAATTCGAGGACTTGACTGAGAGGTTTCAAGAACTGCTAGCTCTGAAAAAACAACGTAAAATTGGAAGGTTTGGAAAGAATATTTCTAAAAAATATACTTGGAAAAACATAGCAAGAAAAATCGAAGAAATTTATGAAAATACACTATGCTCTCCTTGA
- a CDS encoding L-threonylcarbamoyladenylate synthase, whose protein sequence is MTVVINMRDGFDKRKIKIAAKFIREGKLVAFPTETVYGLGADALNEEAVRRIFEAKGRPADNPLIVHIADFDQLYELARDIPREAKILAEYFWPGPLTIVLPKKSNVPKVTTGGLDTVAIRMPAHEIALGLIRTSRRPIAAPSANISGKPSPTLAEHVVDDFYGRIECIIDGGEVKIGVESTVLDLTTKPPTLLRPGGLPLEEIEKVIGKVKIHPVVKGKAVDVAKAPGMKYKHYAPNAQVIVIEGSRERVKEKIKELLNEYKRGGVKVGVMATGDFYEADAYINLGNSEEEIAKNLFRALRDLDKSGVDVILAEGIEEKGLGLAVMNRLRKAAGYRIIKA, encoded by the coding sequence ATGACAGTTGTAATAAACATGAGAGATGGATTTGATAAGAGAAAAATCAAAATCGCTGCAAAGTTCATTAGAGAGGGTAAACTTGTTGCCTTTCCTACCGAAACAGTGTATGGACTAGGAGCCGATGCATTAAATGAGGAAGCTGTTAGGAGAATTTTTGAGGCAAAGGGCAGGCCAGCTGATAATCCTTTAATTGTACATATAGCAGATTTTGATCAGTTATATGAGCTAGCTAGAGATATTCCTAGAGAAGCTAAAATTTTAGCGGAGTATTTCTGGCCCGGACCTTTAACTATAGTATTGCCAAAAAAGAGCAATGTTCCTAAAGTTACAACAGGCGGACTCGACACTGTGGCAATAAGAATGCCTGCTCATGAAATTGCCCTTGGTCTAATTAGAACAAGTAGGAGACCAATAGCAGCCCCTTCAGCGAATATAAGTGGCAAGCCTAGTCCTACTTTGGCAGAACATGTAGTGGATGATTTTTATGGAAGAATAGAGTGCATAATTGACGGAGGAGAAGTGAAAATTGGCGTTGAGTCCACAGTTTTAGATTTAACGACAAAACCACCAACTCTTTTGAGGCCCGGTGGTTTACCCTTAGAAGAGATTGAGAAAGTTATTGGGAAGGTAAAGATTCATCCTGTAGTAAAAGGCAAGGCTGTAGATGTTGCAAAAGCTCCCGGAATGAAATACAAACATTATGCTCCAAATGCTCAAGTAATTGTAATTGAAGGAAGCCGAGAAAGAGTCAAAGAGAAAATTAAGGAGCTTTTAAACGAATACAAAAGAGGAGGAGTAAAAGTTGGTGTTATGGCCACAGGAGATTTTTATGAAGCTGATGCATATATAAATTTGGGAAACAGTGAAGAAGAAATAGCGAAAAATCTCTTTAGAGCCTTGAGAGACCTTGACAAGTCTGGGGTTGATGTAATTCTTGCGGAAGGAATAGAAGAGAAAGGCCTCGGATTGGCAGTTATGAATCGTCTTAGAAAAGCTGCTGGATATAGGATTATTAAGGCATAA
- a CDS encoding nucleotidyltransferase domain-containing protein, giving the protein MPREKVVRVWDEREIVYPPKRWRYLWEKREKALQIMERLAQFDPHVYGSVARGDVRKDSDIDIVIPYKVPSYLIELALEGIPIQARRIVMATPWHLIKGHIEIDEETTVTFFLTNPTDKELEFYKWGGMVDIWGVKTKQRVPGVNKKLILIIPTEKGHIEREVVGRESEVAKILGVSVELVKERVHILTRRDAIGRTGIYLNEEVPDWMSFEEALKMIADRDPNIRRKVRESGGI; this is encoded by the coding sequence ATGCCAAGAGAGAAAGTTGTTCGTGTCTGGGATGAGCGTGAAATAGTGTATCCTCCGAAAAGATGGCGTTATTTATGGGAAAAGCGAGAGAAAGCGCTACAGATTATGGAACGCTTAGCTCAGTTTGACCCTCACGTTTACGGGAGTGTTGCAAGGGGAGATGTTAGAAAAGATAGTGACATTGATATTGTTATTCCCTACAAAGTGCCAAGCTATCTAATTGAGCTTGCTCTTGAAGGGATACCAATTCAAGCGAGAAGAATTGTTATGGCAACCCCTTGGCATCTTATAAAGGGGCATATTGAAATTGATGAGGAAACAACTGTGACATTCTTCCTAACAAATCCAACAGATAAAGAGCTGGAATTTTACAAATGGGGTGGAATGGTTGATATCTGGGGGGTAAAAACCAAGCAGAGGGTCCCAGGAGTTAATAAAAAGCTGATTTTGATAATTCCAACAGAAAAGGGACATATTGAGAGGGAAGTTGTTGGAAGGGAAAGCGAGGTTGCAAAGATTTTAGGAGTTAGTGTGGAGCTTGTTAAGGAGAGGGTGCACATCCTAACTAGGAGAGATGCAATTGGGAGGACAGGAATTTACCTCAATGAAGAAGTCCCAGACTGGATGAGTTTTGAAGAAGCTTTAAAAATGATAGCTGATAGAGACCCAAACATTAGGAGGAAAGTCAGGGAGAGTGGGGGAATTTAA
- a CDS encoding alpha/beta hydrolase gives MIYKAKFGTPKRGWIILVHGLGEHSGRYEKLINMLVSEGFAVYTFDWPGHGRSGGKRGHATIKQTMEIIDEIIEKIGEKPFLFGHSLGGLTVIRYAQTRPDRIRGVIASSPALARSPKTPIFMVALAKILGIIAQSLTLSNGIDPNLLSRNKEAIRKYIEDELVHDKISAALGKSLFENMEKAHKEAEKIKVPILILVGTEDIITPPEGAKRLFEKLTVEDKTFKEFEGAYHEIFEDPEWGDEFHKIIIEWLKERA, from the coding sequence ATGATATACAAAGCCAAATTTGGGACTCCTAAAAGAGGGTGGATTATTCTGGTTCATGGTCTTGGAGAGCACAGCGGTAGATATGAGAAGCTAATAAACATGCTTGTGAGCGAGGGATTTGCTGTCTATACCTTTGACTGGCCTGGGCACGGAAGGAGTGGAGGGAAAAGAGGACATGCAACAATTAAACAGACTATGGAAATAATTGACGAGATTATTGAGAAAATTGGAGAGAAGCCATTTCTCTTTGGACACAGCTTGGGTGGATTAACAGTCATAAGATATGCACAAACACGACCAGATAGGATTAGAGGAGTTATAGCTTCTTCGCCAGCTTTAGCAAGGAGTCCAAAAACACCTATCTTTATGGTGGCTTTAGCAAAAATTTTAGGAATCATTGCACAAAGCTTGACTTTAAGCAATGGAATTGATCCAAATCTATTGTCACGAAACAAAGAGGCTATTAGAAAATATATTGAAGATGAACTCGTGCATGACAAAATTTCAGCAGCTTTGGGGAAGAGTCTGTTTGAAAATATGGAAAAAGCACACAAAGAGGCTGAGAAAATCAAAGTTCCAATATTAATTTTAGTAGGCACTGAAGACATCATAACGCCTCCGGAAGGAGCAAAAAGGTTGTTTGAAAAGTTGACAGTTGAAGATAAAACATTCAAAGAGTTCGAAGGGGCGTATCATGAGATTTTTGAGGATCCAGAGTGGGGAGATGAGTTCCACAAAATTATAATCGAGTGGCTAAAAGAGCGTGCATAG
- a CDS encoding adenylosuccinate synthetase, whose amino-acid sequence MPSVIVVGGQWGDEGKGSVIAYLALHDKPEVIARGGVGTNAGHSVFIHGKKYAVRQLPTGFMNREARLLVGAGVLVDPEVFFHELEQLKEFDVVKRVGIDYRCAIIEPHHKELDRTNGYLHGKIGTTGSGCGPANADRVMRKARQAKDVKELEPYLTDVAQEVNDALDEGKLVLVEGTQGFGLSLYFGTYPYVTSKDISASAIASDVGIGPTRVDDVVVVFKSFPTRVGAGPFPTEMPMEEAERRGLVEYGTVTGRRRRVGWFDFEFARYSAKINGATMLAITMLDKYDKEAFGITDYDKLSKKAKEFIEEIEDKVGVPVALIKTGPELEHIIDLRENI is encoded by the coding sequence ATGCCGAGTGTTATTGTTGTTGGCGGACAATGGGGAGATGAGGGGAAAGGTTCTGTAATTGCCTATCTTGCTCTGCATGATAAACCAGAAGTCATTGCACGCGGAGGAGTAGGAACAAACGCAGGACACAGCGTTTTTATACACGGGAAAAAATACGCAGTTAGACAGCTGCCCACGGGTTTTATGAACAGGGAAGCAAGGCTTTTGGTTGGAGCTGGAGTTTTGGTTGACCCAGAGGTTTTCTTCCATGAGCTTGAGCAGCTCAAGGAGTTCGATGTTGTCAAGAGGGTTGGCATAGATTATAGGTGTGCAATAATTGAGCCACATCACAAGGAGCTTGATAGAACCAACGGGTATCTGCATGGAAAGATAGGTACGACCGGAAGTGGTTGTGGTCCAGCAAATGCTGACCGCGTAATGAGGAAGGCAAGACAAGCTAAAGACGTTAAGGAGCTTGAGCCCTATTTGACAGACGTTGCTCAGGAAGTAAATGACGCTTTAGATGAAGGAAAGCTCGTTCTAGTTGAGGGAACACAGGGCTTTGGACTGAGCTTGTATTTTGGCACATATCCCTATGTAACTTCAAAAGACATTTCAGCTTCAGCAATAGCAAGCGACGTTGGAATTGGGCCGACAAGGGTTGATGATGTTGTAGTTGTCTTCAAGAGCTTTCCAACGAGAGTAGGAGCTGGGCCATTCCCAACAGAAATGCCAATGGAAGAGGCAGAGAGAAGGGGGTTAGTTGAATACGGAACAGTTACGGGAAGAAGGAGGAGAGTTGGTTGGTTTGACTTTGAATTTGCAAGATATTCTGCAAAGATTAACGGAGCTACAATGCTTGCGATCACGATGCTTGACAAATACGATAAAGAAGCCTTTGGCATAACAGATTACGACAAACTGTCGAAGAAGGCAAAGGAGTTCATAGAGGAGATTGAAGATAAAGTCGGCGTTCCTGTGGCATTGATAAAGACCGGTCCAGAGCTTGAGCATATAATTGATTTGAGAGAAAACATTTAG